From Oryza sativa Japonica Group chromosome 4, ASM3414082v1, one genomic window encodes:
- the LOC4336712 gene encoding cytochrome P450 87A3-like has product MYAYVGLVGGAAALVLLLLLRHQARRWRNPRCGGQLPPGSMGLPLVGETFQFFSSDASLDIPPFIRHRLARYGPIFKTSLVGHPVVVSADEELNHMVFQQEGQLFQSWYPDSFVEILGKDNVGEQQGAMFRYLKNMVLRYFGPESLKEGIIRDVERAVSSSLCTWSTLPAVELKEAVSTMVFDLAASKLLGLEPSRSKILRKSFFDFVRGLISFPLYLPGTAYYSCMQGRRRAMVVLEQVLEERKQSTGLQRGGEAQQHGDFLDYVIQEITKEKPVMTEKMALDLMFVLLFASFHTTSLALTLAVKLLADHPLVLEELTVEHETILKDREAGSELDRITWKEYKSMAFTSQVINETVRLANIAPVIFRKALKDIRFNGYTIPAGWGVMVCPPAVHLNPYIYPDPLTFIPSRFKDKPEINRGSKHFMAFGGGLRFCVGADFSKLQLAIFLHFLVTKYRWIPLGASRVVRTPGLEFPDGYRIKVIQRH; this is encoded by the exons ATGTACGCCTACGTGGGGCTCGTGGGCGGCGCAGCTGCgctcgtgctgctgctgctgctgcggcacCAGGCGCGCAGGTGGAGGAACCCTCGCTGCGGCGGCCAACTCCCGCCGGGCTCCATGGGCCTCCCGCTCGTTGGCGAGACGTTCCAGTTCTTCTCCTCCGACGCCTCCTTGGACATCCCTCCCTTCATCCGGCACAGGCTGGCTAG ATATGGGCCGATATTCAAGACCAGCCTGGTGGGGCACCCGGTGGTGGTGTCGGCCGACGAGGAGCTGAACCACATGGTGTTCCAGCAGGAGGGGCAGCTGTTCCAGAGCTGGTACCCGGACTCGTTCGTGGAGATCCTGGGGAAGGACAACGTCGGGGAGCAGCAGGGCGCCATGTTCAGGTACCTCAAGAACATGGTGCTCAGGTACTTCGGCCCCGAGAGCCTCAAGGAAGGCATCATCCGCGACGTCGAGCGCGCCGTCTCCAGCTCCCTCTGCACCTGGTCCACCTTGCCGGCCGTCGAGCTCAAAGAAGCCGTCTCCACT ATGGTGTTCGATCTTGCTGCAAGCAAGCTGCTCGGCCTGGAGCCGTCGAGGTCAAAGATTTTGCGGAAGAGCTTCTTCGACTTCGTTCGAGGGCTCATCTCCTTCCCGCTGTATCTGCCAGGGACAGCTTACTACTCATGCATGCAG GGGCGGAGGCGCGCGATGGTGGTGCTAGAGCAAGTTCTGGAGGAGAGGAAGCAATCGACAGGATTGCAGCGAGGAGGAGAAGCGCAGCAGCACGGCGACTTCCTGGATTATGTGATCCAGGAGATCACGAAGGAAAAGCCGGTCATGACAGAGAAGATGGCGCTCGACCTGATGTTCGTGCTCCTCTTCGCCAGCTTCCACACGACGTCGCTGGCGCTCACCCTGGCCGTCAAGCTGCTCGCCGACCACCCTCTCGTCCTGGAGGAGCTCACG GTGGAGCATGAAACGATTCTGAAGGACCGTGAGGCAGGCAGCGAGCTAGATAGAATCACATGGAAGGAGTACAAATCCATGGCATTCACATCTCAG GTCATAAACGAGACGGTCCGTTTGGCCAACATCGCTCCTGTCATCTTCAGAAAGGCACTTAAAGACATACGGTTCAATG GATACACAATTCCAGCAGGATGGGGAGTGATGGTCTGTCCACCAGCAGTGCACTTAAATCCATATATTTATCCGGATCCTCTCACCTTCATCCCTTCAAGGTTTAAG GATAAACCAGAGATAAACCGTGGATCAAAACACTTCATGGCATTCGGCGGAGGACTACGGTTCTGCGTTGGAGCAGACTTCAGCAAGCTACAATTGGCTATTTTCCTCCATTTCCTTGTGACAAAATACAG GTGGATACCGCTGGGAGCAAGCAGGGTAGTCCGAACTCCAGGACTAGAATTTCCTGATGGCTATCGGATCAAAGTTATCCAGAGACATTAA
- the LOC4336714 gene encoding probable methyltransferase PMT15, producing MAVGATATKLHMPSAGGRRPSLFHLAAVAVLCTVSYLIGIWHHGGFSASPAGGVASSVSIATTASVSCVSPTPTLLGGGGGGGDSSSSAPLDFAAHHTAEGMEVASGQVHRTYEACPAKYSEYTPCEDVERSLRFPRDRLVYRERHCPSEGERLRCLVPAPQGYRNPFPWPTSRDVAWFANVPHKELTVEKAVQNWIRVEGEKFRFPGGGTMFPHGAGAYIDDIGKIIPLHDGSIRTALDTGCGVASWGAYLLSRNILAMSFAPRDSHEAQVQFALERGVPAMIGVLSSNRLTYPARAFDMAHCSRCLIPWQLYDGLYLAEVDRILRPGGYWILSGPPINWKKHWKGWQRTKEDLNAEQQAIEAVAKSLCWKKITLKEVGDIAIWQKPTNHIHCKASRKVVKSPPFCSNKNPDAAWYDKMEACITPLPEVSDIKEIAGGQLKKWPERLTAVPPRIASGSIEGVTDEMFVEDTKLWQKRVGHYKSVISQFGQKGRYRNLLDMNARFGGFAAALVDDPVWVMNMVPTVGNSTTLGVIYERGLIGSYQDWCEGMSTYPRTYDLIHADSVFTLYKDRCQMDNILLEMDRILRPEGTVIIRDDVDMLVKIKSITDGMRWNSQIVDHEDGPLVREKLLLVVKTYWTLGEEKE from the exons ATGGCGGTGGGCGCGACCGCCACGAAGCTGCACATGCCGTCcgcgggcggccgccgcccgtcccTGTTCCACCTCGCGGCCGTCGCGGTGCTCTGCACGGTGTCCTACCTCATCGGCATCTGGCACCACGGCGGCTTCTCCGCCTCcccggccggcggcgtcgcctcctccgtctccatcgccaccaccgcctccgtcTCCTGCGTCTCCCCCACCCCGACGctccttggcggcggcggcggcggcggcgactcctcGTCGTCCGCGCCGCTCGACTTCGCGGCGCACCATACCGCGGAGGGGATGGAGGTGGCGTCGGGCCAGGTGCACCGCACGTACGAGGCGTGCCCGGCCAAGTACTCCGAGTACACGCCGTGCGAGGACGTCGAGCGCTCGCTGCGGTTCCCGCGGGACCGGCTCGTGTACCGGGAGCGGCACTGCCCGTCGGAGGGCGAGCGGCTCCGGTGCCTCGTGCCGGCGCCCCAGGGGTACCGCAACCCGTTCCCGTGGCCGACCAGCCGCGACGTCGCGTGGTTCGCCAACGTGCCGCACAAGGAGCTCACCGTCGAGAAGGCGGTGCAGAACTGGATCCGCGTCGAAGGCGAAAAGTTCCGGTtccccggcggcggcaccatgttcccccacggcgccggcgcgtaCATCGACGACATCGGCAAGATCATCCCCCTCCACGATGGATCCATCCGCACCGCCCTCGACACCGGTTGTGGG GTAGCGAGCTGGGGCGCATACTTGCTGTCACGCAACATCCTGGCCATGTCCTTCGCGCCACGTGACTCTCACGAGGCACAGGTTCAATTTGCACTGGAACGTGGTGTGCCGGCGATGATCGGTGTTCTTTCATCCAACCGGCTCACCTATCCAGCTCGTGCCTTTGACATGGCACATTGCTCCCGCTGCCTCATTCCCTGGCAGCTCTACG ATGGGCTGTACTTGGCTGAGGTGGATCGCATTCTGCGGCCAGGAGGGTATTGGATTTTGTCTGGACCTCCAATCAACTGGAAGAAGCACTGGAAGGGGTGGCAGAGAACCAAGGAGGACCTGAATGCAGAGCAGCAAGCGATTGAGGCAGTGGCCAAGAGTCTTTGCTGGAAGAAGATCACGCTCAAGGAGGTTGGTGACATTGCCATCTGGCAGAAACCTACTAACCACATTCACTGCAAGGCCTCCCGCAAAGTCGTCAAGTCCCCACCCTTCTGCTCAAATAAAAATCCAGATGCTGCATG GTACGATAAGATGGAGGCTTGCATAACTCCTCTCCCAGAGGTTAGTGACATAAAAGAGATTGCGGGTGGCCAGTTGAAGAAATGGCCAGAGAGGCTCACTGCAGTGCCACCCAGAATTGCCAGTGGTAGCATTGAGGGTGTCACTGATGAAATGTTCGTGGAAGACACCAAACTATGGCAGAAGAGGGTCGGGCACTACAAGTCCGTGATAAGTCAATTTGGACAGAAAGGACGGTACCGCAACTTGCTTGATATGAATGCGCGCTTTGGCGGCTTCGCTGCGGCATTGGTGGATGACCCTGTGTGGGTCATGAATATGGTCCCAACTGTTGGCAATTCAACAACTCTTGGGGTTATATACGAGCGTGGGCTCATCGGAAGCTACCAAGACTG GTGTGAGGGCATGTCCACGTACCCTCGGACCTACGACCTCATTCATGCCGATTCAGTGTTCACGCTATACAAGGACAG ATGCCAGATGGACAACATTCTGCTGGAAATGGACAGAATACTGAGGCCTGAGGGTACAGTGATTATAAGAGATGATGTTGATATGTTGGTGAAAATAAAGAGCATTACCGACGGTATGAGATGGAACAGCCAAATCGTTGATCACGAAGATGGCCCGCTCGTCCGGGAGAAGCTCCTCCTTGTTGTAAAGACATACTGGACACTCGGGGAAGAAAAGGAATAG